The segment GAAGTTTTTTTTAAATCAAAGTTTCCGTCCTTTTATCATAAAATAAATCCCATTTCTTTTAAAAATGGAGTTCTGAGAATAGCATCCCTAAGTGCTCCAATTGCTTCGGAGCTAAAATTACACGAAAAAGAAATAATCAAATGTATTAATATCAAGCTTGAAAAAGAAGTTATCCAAAAGTTAAATTTTATCTTATAATCTTGCCAAAAACAGCTCTGCTTGCTACTATATAAGTATAAATATATAGAGTAAATCCGTGAATAGCCGTTGTTTTATGAATTTTCGCCAGTACATAATCTTAATGTCAATCAGCGCCGGACTCGCCTGGGCAACATGGGGCTTTGTTTTATTCGGAATCAGCCCGCATGAAGCAGGGTGGGGAATATTTTTTATCTTTTACATTAGTCTGCTCTTAGCCGTTTCTTGTTCCTTGGCTATTTTAGGACTTATAGTAAGGGTTTGGATTTTGAAAAAAGATAATACTCCGCACGAAGCAGGGAAGTCATTCAGACAGGCGATTTTGCTCGGAATACTCGTGATAGGATTACTTTATTTAGAAGGTAAGGGTATATTGAATTGGTGGGTGATACTACTTTTTATAGGAGCGCTTACCATGCTTGAATTCTTTTTAGTATCATATAAAAAGAGTTATAAGCAGTAAAAAAAATTATAAAACAATTTAAGGAGGCATTAGCATGCTTTTTTTGTTAAATTAAACTAAGCAGTATGATAAAAAATTTTTTAGGCCGTTTTTCTAAAGACCTTGGAATTGATTTGGGCACAAGTAATACCGTTATTTATGTTAAAGATCGCGGAATAGTTATTAATGAGCCATCAATTGTTGCTATAAATAAAAAAACAAATCAAGTTCTTGCCGTTGGTAGAGAAGCTCGGGAAATGGTCGGTAAAACTCCTCCTCATATAGAGACCTGCAAACCTTTACTAAAAGGTATTATTTCTGATTTTGAAGTTACAGAAAAAATGCTTCGTTTTTTTATCAACAAAGTTCATGAGGGAGGGTTTAATATTATGCCACGTCCACGAGTAGTCGTCGGTGTGCCTTTAGAAATTACCGAAGTAGAAAGAAAAGCAGTAGAAGATGCGACTCTTTCTGCGGGGGCAAGAGAGGTTTTCTTGGTTGAAGAGCCAATGGCAGCGGCAATCGGCGCTCGTTTACCGATTGAAGAAGCTGATGGCAACCTAATCGTTGATATTGGCGGAGGTACAACTCAAATAGCTGTTATTTCGCTAAGTGGTATCGTAACATGGAAAGCAATAACAATTGCCGGTGACGAGCTAAATAAAAATATCATTCAGTATGCTAAAGATGTATTTAACCTTCTTTTAGGTGAAAAACATGCAGAGAATATAAAACACAGTATTGCATCAGCCTATAGGTTAAACGAAAGACAACAGATAGAAATGCGCGGTCGCGATCTTGCCTCAGGTCTTCCAAAAGAAATAATTATAACTGACGATCATATTAGAGAAGCGGTTTCGCGCTCCATTAAAAAGATAGTTGAGAATATAAAAAGTACCCTCGAAGAAACTCCGCCAGAACTTGTAGCTGATATATATGAACGTGGATTAGTTCTTTGTGGTGGCGGAGCATTGCTTCAGGGGCTTGATAAGCTTATTGCAGATTTTACTGCTATTCCGGTACGAATTGCTGATGACCCGCTTACCTGTGTCGCAAGAGGCACAGGAGCGCTCCTATCAAACCCTACGCTATTAAAAGAAGTGGCATTGGACGCAGAATACACCCTGTAAAAATGCTCTATTTTATATATGCTTCAGATAAAAAGTAAAACTATAATAATAACAGTCGCAGTATTTGTACTGCTGATTTTTTTAAATTTTCTAAAAGTTTTAGAAACACCAAAACAGATGATATTTTCCATATTTGCTCCAATACAAGCGCAACTTTATGACACAGGGTCAAAGATTAGCAAATATTTTGATAGTGAAAGAGCTACTGCAAATAATTCGGAATTAGAGCTTCTAAAAGCGCAAGTCCGCAGTTTGCTTATCCAAAATGCAAAGTTTAAAATTTTGGGCGAAGAAAATAAAATATTAAAAAAAGAACTTGGTTTTACAAAAGAGCATTCTTTTACCACTGTGTCCGCACGAGTAATTGGCGCTGATTCTTTACGAAACTCTACTCTTTTAATTTTGCAGATAGAAGATATAAATTATAATACAGACGATTTAAAATTAGATATGCCCGTTATAGTGGAAGACGGTATACTCGTAGGAAAAATAATAAAAATAAACGAACGGGAAATATTTATGGCGCCAATTACTGCAAGTCGTAGCGCTGTAGCAGCAACGGTCCTTGGCAACAATTACACCATTGGCGTTGCGGAAGGGGAATCAAGTCTGGCTATAAAAATGGGTATGATACCAAAAACTGAAAAAATTAAGCAAGGTGAGCTTGTGGTAACATCGGGCTTGGAAGAAAATATGCCAAAAGGACTATTATTAGGAACAGTTTCTAGGGTTGACCAAGACCCGCAAAGCCCTTTTAATATTGCCTATGTAACGCCTCTATACGACGTAAAACGTCTCGGAGAGGTTCTTATTATTAAAAGTTATTAAATGCTGAAGCAACTTATAATATTTGCGTTGGTTATCATTGGCGTGCTGACCCAGATAAGCATAGTAAATACTATGCCATTTTTAGAACACATTAATATTGTTCTTCTTTTTTTGATTTACCTTGTTTTATTGAAAAATCCTTTTGTAGTTTTATTCGCTTTTGTATCCGGCTATCTTTTGGATATATATTCTTCTGCAACCTTTGGGCTTAATATCATGGCTTACACTATAGTTGCTTTTATTTTAATATTCATCTATCTAAATTTTTTTAGTTCTTCCCGCATCATACCGATAATTATGGCATTTATCAGTATCTCTCTTTATTATTTTTTGGTTAATTTGGCAATTCTTACTTTGAGTTTCCTGAAAATCATTCCAAAAATAGAAATATGGAGTCAGGCAATATTTATCAATATTTTGTTGGAGATTTTGTGCACAACGATTTTTATTGCCACAATATATATCGTTGGAGCCTTTCTTAAAAAACGATTCTCAAACATATTTATCAAAGGGTCTTTTATAAAAAACTAAGTATGCAAGATGAAGATATTTTTGGCAAAAACAATTTAGGACATCAGAAGTATAAACTGAATAAAACGGTAGATAATAACTGGATAGAATCCAGTTATGGAAAATATTCATGGATAAGGAATACTCCCGAAGATGAGTCAACTGAGTTTTTGGGCGCATCACTGACAAATTTTAAATTAAAGTTTGTAGGTTTTTTAATTATCTTCATAAGTGTTATTCTTTTCGGAAAAGTATTTTATCTTCAGATAGTAAAAGGAAAAGAATATATTGCTATGGCGGAAACAAACCGTATAAGGCAAGTCCCTATTCTTGCTGAGCGAGGAGTTATTTATGACCGTAATCAAAAAGCATTGGTAGGGAATGCGCCAAATTTTTATCTTGCGCTTGTGCCTAATGATTTGCCAAAAGATGGCGTAGCCCGAGCCGAAGCAATAAAAAAAATAGCAGATATTGCAAACCTCCTTCCACAAGAAATAGAGGAACAACTCAGCGCTTTTAAATCATATAATTATCAATCAATTCCTATAAAAAATGACATTTCTTATGAACAGGCGGTTTATTTCGAAATTTTAAATAATACTTATCCTGCTATTCAGGTCAAGACAGGTTTGCAAAGAGAATATAGTATACCGGAAAGCATGTCTCATATAATAGGATATCTTAGAAAAATAACTAAAGATGACCTGGAAAATGATAAATCGTATCTTCCTGTAGATGATATTGGAAAAAGTGGTGTTGAGGCGCAGTATGAGTCTGTCTTGCGCGGAGAATACGGCAAACAACAGATAGAGGTTGATGCCATAGGCAAAGAAGTCAATGTTTTAGCAAAAAAGGATCCTATTCGCGGAAGCGATATAATTATTTCCATAGATAGCGATTTCCAAAATAAAGTTCAAACTATACTACAAAAGCATTTACGGGCTCATGGTCTCTCTCGTGGAAGCGTTATTATAAGCGACGTTTCAAATGGTGAGATAATTTCGATGGTGAGCTCGCCTGCTTATGACAATAATTTATTTTCCGGCAAACTTAGCGTTGATGACTATAAAAAACTTATTGAAAACCCAAACAAACCTCTTTTTAATCGCAGTATCTCGGGAGAGTATCCATCCGGTTCTACGATAAAGCCGGTTTTTGCTGTAGCTGCGCTGGAAGAAAATATAATTACAGAAAAAACAAACTTCAGAAGTTCTGGCGGAATAAAAGTCGGTGAATGGTTTTTTCCGGATTGGAAAATAGGCGGACACGGACTTACTAATGTACGTAAAGCTATTGCCGAGTCAGTAAATACGTTTTTCTATATAATTGGTGGCGGGCTTTTGGATAATACTTTACAAAATTTTACTTTCGAAGGACTTGGGGTTGCCAAACTTGCAGATTATGCAAAAAAATTTGGACTTTCGGCAAAGCTCGGCATTGATTTACCGAGTGAGTCCGAAGGTTTTCTGCCAAGCAAAGAATGGAAAGAACGAGTAAAAAAAGAGTCTTGGTATATTGGAGACACCTATCATCTTGCTATTGGACAAGGAGATCTTCTGGTAACTCCTTTGCAAGTAAACTTTTTTACCCTTGCTTTTGCAAACGGAGGAACCCTATATCAACCACACATATTAAAAACTATTATGGAACAAGATGGTAGCGCCATAGTTAATGAACCAATAGTTTTAAATAAAAATTTTATCAGCCAAAAAAATATAAATATTATAAGGCAAGGGCTACGAGATAGCGTTTTATATGGAAGCTCCAGGGCACTTAGTGACTTAAGTGTAGAAGTTGCCGGAAAAACAGGAACTGCAGAATGGAGGACAAATAAGACCCCACATGCCTGGTTTACTGGCTTTGCGCCATATGACAATCCCAAAATCGCAATTACGGTTTTGATTGAAGAAGGGGGAGAAGGTTCGCAAACAGCCGTACCAATCGCAAAAGAGATTTTGTGGTGGTATTTCAATATGTAAGAGAATGTTGACAGCAATACAAATTTTAGATAGAATATAAAAGCACAACTAATCAATAACTAATTATATGATATATCTAACTCCCGAAGGAAAACAAAAATTGGAAGAAGAAGTAAAGGAGCTTATTTCTAGACGCCCTCTAATTTCTAAAAGAATACAGGTTGCAAAAGATATGGGCGATCTCAAAGAGAATGCCGAATATCATGATGCAAAAGACGAACAGGGTATGGTAGAAGCAAGAATAAGAGAAATTGAGGCAACATTAAATCAAGCAGAAGTAATAAGCAAACGTTCTGGTGACGATATCACCCTTGGCACAAAGGTAAAAATCATCGCAAACGGCAAAGAAAAAGAGATGGAAATCGTTGGCGCAAATGAAGCAAATCCGCTAGAAGGAAGAATATCCAATGAATCACCTATAGGCAAGGCACTGATGGGACACAAAGCAGGTGATAAAGTAGAGATAAAAATTCCGGCCGGCACAGTAATTTACGAAATAAAAGAAATAAACTAAAATCACCCCAAGGGGTGATTTTTTGTATAACTAAAAAATAAGGAGATGCTAAAAAAAACTACTCAAGATAAATAGGTCAATCGCAACAATCAAAATTTGCAACCCAAAACCAATATAAAAAAATTGCATAGAAAGAGGCCAATGAAAAAATGAGTGGACTTTGTGAAAAAGAAACCCAATCCTTGTCTTTCTAAACTTATCTTTCCAAAATGGTGAAGTATCAAGAATATCGGGAAAAAGACCTCCTATAGCGCCAAAAATCATCGGTGGCCAAAAATAAACAGGTATATTAGCCGCAAAATACAAAGCAATAAGCAACGTGACGGAGATATCAATAAGCAAAATTATCCAATCGCGTTTAATCTTAAATTTTTTCTTCTTCTCTTTGTAACACGCTCCTAGCCACGTTGGACCATTGTCTTTTTCCATGTAAAAGCTACCTTGGTCAAAATGTGGTAATGCATCAAGAATATGATGAGACAACCAACCACCAAAAAATCCCAAAATAGGATTCCCGGTCAAAAAGCCAATTGTCGCCCCTGTAATTGCGTGAGTGGTAAAAAGCATATGGTATATGATGTTGTATTATTTATTTAACGCTCTCTTATAGACTCTTTCCGGTTTAGGACCAACAAAAGCCTCTCCATTTATAAATATTGTTGGTGTACCATAGATACTGGTTTGTTTTGTTTCTTCAAGCATCTCAAAAACCCTATCTTTTATCTCTTCACTTTCTGTGCATTTTCTTATTTCCTCAACATCAAGACCTAAACTTTGGATAATACCATCCGTAAAACTTGAGTTAGCGATTGCACTTTTTTCGGAAGAAAATATCAAATCATTAAACAGCCGAAGCTTTCCCTCGTCTTCTTTTTGTACACAATAACCATAAGCGGTTAAGTAATTAGTTTCAGTTTTTACCGGAAAATGAATGAAAACATAATCGACACTATATTTATCTAGCAAATTATTAATTATAGGATATGCTTCTCGTGTATAATCACAAGAATAGCACCCGATAAACACAATCTCATTTTTTGCCCCAACATTTGTATGGGGGAAAAGAGACAAATCAACATCTTTTAAAGACAGTCCTGACTCTTTTGGCGCTTCTGCAAAACATTCTTCACCAATAGCACTTATTTGATTATTTTTTCCAGTTGGATCGAAAACGCAAAAACCCGAAGCATTTAATCCATTGCAACTTCCGTAGGCATAGTAGTTCCAAACACTATTTCCAACCCAAATAATACTCAGAATACTTAGAAGGATAAATATCCAAGACAATAACTCAAAATATTTATTAAAAATTCGCGCTAAGAGGGGAGTACGGTTTATAAGCTTTGACAATATCATTCCTTTAAACTTTTCGCGAAATGTAACGATGCAGGGACGAAAAGTAACACGTCTAAAAACACACGACCCGGCTTCTTTTGCCAATTCGCGGTGTGTAG is part of the Parcubacteria group bacterium CG10_big_fil_rev_8_21_14_0_10_36_14 genome and harbors:
- a CDS encoding rod shape-determining protein (functions in MreBCD complex in some organisms) is translated as MIKNFLGRFSKDLGIDLGTSNTVIYVKDRGIVINEPSIVAINKKTNQVLAVGREAREMVGKTPPHIETCKPLLKGIISDFEVTEKMLRFFINKVHEGGFNIMPRPRVVVGVPLEITEVERKAVEDATLSAGAREVFLVEEPMAAAIGARLPIEEADGNLIVDIGGGTTQIAVISLSGIVTWKAITIAGDELNKNIIQYAKDVFNLLLGEKHAENIKHSIASAYRLNERQQIEMRGRDLASGLPKEIIITDDHIREAVSRSIKKIVENIKSTLEETPPELVADIYERGLVLCGGGALLQGLDKLIADFTAIPVRIADDPLTCVARGTGALLSNPTLLKEVALDAEYTL
- the mreD gene encoding rod shape-determining protein MreD, translated to MLKQLIIFALVIIGVLTQISIVNTMPFLEHINIVLLFLIYLVLLKNPFVVLFAFVSGYLLDIYSSATFGLNIMAYTIVAFILIFIYLNFFSSSRIIPIIMAFISISLYYFLVNLAILTLSFLKIIPKIEIWSQAIFINILLEILCTTIFIATIYIVGAFLKKRFSNIFIKGSFIKN
- the mrdA gene encoding penicillin-binding protein 2, whose product is MQDEDIFGKNNLGHQKYKLNKTVDNNWIESSYGKYSWIRNTPEDESTEFLGASLTNFKLKFVGFLIIFISVILFGKVFYLQIVKGKEYIAMAETNRIRQVPILAERGVIYDRNQKALVGNAPNFYLALVPNDLPKDGVARAEAIKKIADIANLLPQEIEEQLSAFKSYNYQSIPIKNDISYEQAVYFEILNNTYPAIQVKTGLQREYSIPESMSHIIGYLRKITKDDLENDKSYLPVDDIGKSGVEAQYESVLRGEYGKQQIEVDAIGKEVNVLAKKDPIRGSDIIISIDSDFQNKVQTILQKHLRAHGLSRGSVIISDVSNGEIISMVSSPAYDNNLFSGKLSVDDYKKLIENPNKPLFNRSISGEYPSGSTIKPVFAVAALEENIITEKTNFRSSGGIKVGEWFFPDWKIGGHGLTNVRKAIAESVNTFFYIIGGGLLDNTLQNFTFEGLGVAKLADYAKKFGLSAKLGIDLPSESEGFLPSKEWKERVKKESWYIGDTYHLAIGQGDLLVTPLQVNFFTLAFANGGTLYQPHILKTIMEQDGSAIVNEPIVLNKNFISQKNINIIRQGLRDSVLYGSSRALSDLSVEVAGKTGTAEWRTNKTPHAWFTGFAPYDNPKIAITVLIEEGGEGSQTAVPIAKEILWWYFNM
- a CDS encoding transcription elongation factor GreA, coding for MIYLTPEGKQKLEEEVKELISRRPLISKRIQVAKDMGDLKENAEYHDAKDEQGMVEARIREIEATLNQAEVISKRSGDDITLGTKVKIIANGKEKEMEIVGANEANPLEGRISNESPIGKALMGHKAGDKVEIKIPAGTVIYEIKEIN